The following coding sequences lie in one Candidatus Nitrospira allomarina genomic window:
- a CDS encoding histidine kinase produces MPDTKTILVAVSDIFFYTKIRDAFLPQGYKLERLRTGDDWQTKALASQPMGIIINMNDDRLNASDIVKSLRTLPQTHSLPILAFANHEEVQTWKLAKDLGIQKIVSRNEFSARTLALFEETMAAATS; encoded by the coding sequence ATGCCAGACACCAAAACGATTCTTGTAGCCGTGAGTGATATTTTCTTCTACACCAAAATACGCGATGCCTTTTTACCACAAGGCTACAAACTGGAACGTCTCCGTACTGGAGATGACTGGCAAACGAAAGCTCTTGCCAGCCAACCCATGGGCATCATTATTAACATGAATGATGACCGTCTTAATGCTTCCGATATTGTGAAATCTCTACGAACCCTTCCTCAAACACACTCATTGCCCATTCTGGCCTTTGCCAATCATGAAGAGGTTCAAACATGGAAACTGGCCAAAGACCTGGGAATTCAAAAAATTGTCTCGCGCAATGAGTTTTCTGCGCGGACACTCGCGCTGTTTGAGGAAACCATGGCGGCAGCTACATCATGA